The segment TTTTCGTTGATTTGCAACAATACCAACTGCCCAACCGTCTATTCTAGCATAACCAGTTAAAATGGTTTGTCCGTAACCTTCTTTGTATTGTTCAAATTCTGAATTATCAACCAAACGCTTTATGATTTCTAACATATCATATTGAGCATTTCTTTCTTTTGGTATAATTCCAAAAATATCGTCTTCGTTTTCTTTTGGAGGAAAAGCTTCCGTTTTACTAAAACCAGCTTTGTCATAATCCCCAATTTTATCAACAATAAATTTTATTTTATCAAGTGCATCTTTATCATCTTTAGCTTTGTAATCTATCACACCAGAAATTTCACAGTGTGTAGTTGCACCTCCTAAAGTTTCATTGTCTATAGACTCTCCAATAGCAGCTTTTACTAAGTAACTTCCGGCAAGAAAAATACTCCCAGTTTTGTCTACAATGATCGCTTCGTCACTCATAATTGGTAAATAAGCACCACCAGCAACACAACTTCCCATAACAGCAGAAATTTGTGTAATTCCCATGCTACTCATTATTGCGTTATTTCTAAAAATTCGCCCAAAATGTTCTTTATCTGGAAAAATTTCATCTTGCAGCGGTAAATATACTCCAGCGGAATCAACTAAATAAATAATTGGAATTTTATTTTCTATGGATATTTCTTGTGCGCGTAAGTTCTTTTTTCCTGTAATAGGAAACCAAGCTCCAGCTTTTACAGTAGCATCGTTAGCAACAACAATGCATTGTTTTCCTTTAACATAACCAATTTTCACTACAACGCCACCAGAAGGACAACCTCCATGTTCAGCATACATATCTTCACCAGCAAAAGCACCAATTTCTATAGATTTAGAATTATTATCTAGCAGATAATCAACTCTTTCTCTTGCTGTCATTTTGCCTTTTTCATGATGTTTATCAATTCTTTTTTGACCACCACCCAATTTTACTTTGGCAAATCTTTTACGCAAATCTGAGACTAAAAGTTTATTGTAATCTTCGTTTTTATTGAAGTTGATATCCATGGTAATGTGTTTCTTAGTTTTGGGCTAAATTAAGAAATATTCTTTTGAATGAAATCATAAAAAAAGCAGAAATAAGCGAAAATAAATTATCTCTGCTTCCCGTTTTTAAAAGTAATATTTATTTTCTCAAAAGAGAGAAATGTCCTTTTTTAAGTATTGGATATTTACTAGTATCTGCGGGAATTAATTGAATATTAAACCAATAGTCATCAGAAGGAAGTGTTTTTCCGTTAAAAGTTCCGTTCCAACCTTGGCTATCAATTGGTACTTGAGCCATCAACTTTCCAAACCTATTAAAGATGTTAATGCTACTATTAGGGTAAAATGTTTTGTTAGCTCCTTTAATTACCCAAGTATCATTCTTTCCATCACCATTTGGCGTAAAGAATTTTGGAAACTGAATTACAGATATTTGTAATTCCGCATCAGGAGAACAACCCTTTTTATCATTTACAATAATGGTATAAATTCCACCTTCTAAGTTCTCAAAAAGGGGGGCTTTTTGAAAACCAATAAAAGGGATTCTTTCATTGTTATCATCATTTCTTACTGCAAATTGATAATCTCCAAGACCTAAATTGTTGTTTGTTGTAGCTATACTTATAGAAATAGTATTAGTACTACCAATATTATTAGATTCATCAATAATAGTAATAAAACGTTCATTTAAAGTTGCAGGATTGGATTCGTCTACAACAATGGTTTCTAATTTTGTACAATTTGTACCATTTGTGGTCGTTGCAGTAACTGTGTAATTTCCTCCATTAGTAATGTCTACATTATCACTTGTACTTATAATATTTCCACTTAAATCTTTCCATTGATAAGTGTAAATATCGCTTGGGTTTTCTACAGAAATATTTAAAGGTAAATTATTTAAACAGATTACTTGTGGAGTAGTAACTGTAAAATTTGGAAGTGGATTTACAATAACATCAAAAGTAGCGTCATCATTTACACAAGAAGTTGCTTTGTTTTGAATTCTTACAAAAATTGTTTCTGTAGGGTTTGTATTTGTATAAGGTGATAAAAGAGGTGTGTTTCCAGAAATTGCATCATCTTGATTTTCATGAAAAGTAACCTTAAAATCATCAGGATCTTGAGTTGTTCCAAGAATACTAGGAATTTGCCCCTCTAAATCTATGTTTTGAATAATTCCATTTGTATCATCATCGTCTAAATCATCATCACAATAAGAAAGATTAGAAATAGGTTCAAAAAGAGGTTCTGAATTTACAATAACATCAAATTGTGAAATTCCATTTGCACACGTTGTATTTGAATTATAGACACGAACATAAATGGTTTGTATATCTGGTTTTGTGTTGCTAAAAGGAGATACTAAAGGGCTTATCCCATTTTGAGCATCATTTAAATCACGATGATAAGTAACCGTAAATAGGCTTTTGTTTTGAGTTCCTAAAATAGCATCTGATTGAGATTCTAAATCAAAAGATTGGGAAAACCCATTTCTTGCAGAACCATCAGAATTATCATCACAAATTTCTAAATCTTGAACAAAATTAGCAATTGGTATAGGGTTTACCACCAAATTAAATGTTGTGTGATCTGTAAAACAATTTGTAGTCGTATTGGTAACTCTTACATAAATAGTTTGAGAATCTTTAACAGTATTTTCATAAGGGGAAGTAAGTGCATTGTTACCTGAGTTTGCATTTGCTGCAGAATCATGATATGTTACAGAAAAATCTGCACTAATTGTATTCGTTTGATTTTCTAAATTAAAATTTTGTACAATTCCGTTAGTTCCATTACCATCATTTGCATTATCACATAATTCTAAATCTGATACAGGATTTGCAATAGGAACCGAGTTTATTTGTAAGTAAAACTGTCCTAAACCTTGGCAGTTATTATTTATTGTACTTATTATTTTGTAATATATTGGGAATTTAATTCCTTCTGGAATAGTGTTAATATCAATTTTAGTAATATCATTTCTATAATTAGTTATGTCAATTTCGTTTAAAGAATTATTTCTGTCATCAAAATTTTCAAAGAAAAACACTTCTGTATTTGTAGGCGGGTTTATTTTAGTTACAATTGCGGCTTTATCAAGATAAAAATTAGTAATGTTGTCTGTGTCATCATTTGAACCTGGTGTGTTATTTCCATCAGTATCTAAAAAATCATCACAAACAGGTGTTTGAGTGTCATTATAATCATTGTCATTAGTTTGAGCAACATTTAATTTTAATTCAACAATATCTCTAACACAATCTTGATTGGAAGTTACAATAACATACACAGATTGAGGTGTGTTTACTTTTACAGGATAAGAAGTTATATCTGTAATTTTATTTAAGCCAGCAGCATCTTCAAAATATTCGAAAGTAACATCAGCTGTTTCAGAGATGTTAATTTCTGCAGTAGTTAAATTTACTGTTGGATTTGTGTTATTTACACTAACACATTGATCTAACTCTGCAGGATTTGATTTTATTACAGGTAAAGGGTCTACAATTAAATCTAAAGTTTTACCAGCATCATAACAACCAAAGTTATCTTTGTTTTCTACTCTAATAAATACTGTTTGAGAGTTTGTTACAGAATGATTTGAATCTTTTGTAATTATTGTTGCAACATCATTAATTTCTGCACCATTTTGAGTTGTGTGATAACTAACATTATATTGAGTTGCTTCTAATGCTCCTAAAATTTCAGCATCTTTAGTGTTTAATAAAAATGTATTTATTATTCCATCTGTATCGTTTGAACTTTCTAAATCGTCACAAGTTCTATAAGGTTCTGGTTGCACAGGAATTGGCAGCCCTGTAATAGCCAACTTAAATTCTGTAATATCAAAACAAGCATTAGGTGCACTTTTATTCTGCACTCTTGCGTAAATTGTTTCTGAACTAAAGGCTGTTGTGTTTGTATAAGGGTTAGGTAAATCATTTGCATCGTCTCCAGAACTAGCATCGTCTATATTTAAAAAATATAAAACATCAAATTTAGAAACGTCTAAACCTGTTAAAATTATATCTTTTAATTTACCTGGAGTATCATCTTGTAAATCAAATGAATTAAAACCATCTCTGTCTAAATCACAAAAAATAATATCATCTGGTTTTGTAGCTGTTGCAGCAGCAAAAACGGCAACATTAAATGTTGCATTATATTCTATGTTATTTCCGCAATCGTCTTCTAAAGTAATTGTTAAATTGTAAATGCCTATATCAGTAGTGTCTATATCTGTAAATTTTAAACTAGATTCAGTTGCTGAAGAAGAAATTGTAGTTTCTGTAGTTCCATCATTAAAAGTCCAAGTGTATAATAGATTTATTCCTGAAATAGATGCTGGAGTTATAACCTTGTCTTGACCAATACAAAATTGTAAGTCTTGATTATTTACGACTGTATTTGTGTCTTCATCTTTTATTTCAATAGGTAATAAGAGAGAAGCGAGGAATGGTGGTAACCCTTGAGTAGTTCTTCCTGTGTTTAAATTAATTGCATCTTTAGTATATATTATATCGTCTCCAGATTTATTTGGGTTTTCAATAACATCTAAAAAATTAGAACCTGGTATTGAAACATATATTTTGCCATTCGGACCTAATTGCAGTGCTCCTCTAAAACCAAATTTATTTATAATTTCTGTTTTACTAGAAGCAACATCTG is part of the Polaribacter sp. SA4-10 genome and harbors:
- a CDS encoding T9SS type B sorting domain-containing protein, which gives rise to MKKILPLLVLFFTINIFSQKEANFWYFGENAGLDFSTNPPTALTNGQLNTTEGCSSFSSPSGELLFYSDGIKVFSKNHTLMTYSDGSLANNLQGNPSSTQSGMIIPKPGSTAIYYLFTVGTDFVPNGINPNPGFNYYTIDMSKNNSLGEIIDGPVNLAKDPVTNTDNSSGWSEKVTAVKGNDCNVYWVLSFVNDTFYSYKITENGVDVSNVVTSKVNFTASDKRGYLQVSPNGKKIAFADYNASNSNNINGSLVLFDFDNISGKINQSSSQVLIPMFSGEAPYGVAFSQQSNKLYVSSYSGSFKIFQFDIENSDVASSKTEIINKFGFRGALQLGPNGKIYVSIPGSNFLDVIENPNKSGDDIIYTKDAINLNTGRTTQGLPPFLASLLLPIEIKDEDTNTVVNNQDLQFCIGQDKVITPASISGINLLYTWTFNDGTTETTISSSATESSLKFTDIDTTDIGIYNLTITLEDDCGNNIEYNATFNVAVFAAATATKPDDIIFCDLDRDGFNSFDLQDDTPGKLKDIILTGLDVSKFDVLYFLNIDDASSGDDANDLPNPYTNTTAFSSETIYARVQNKSAPNACFDITEFKLAITGLPIPVQPEPYRTCDDLESSNDTDGIINTFLLNTKDAEILGALEATQYNVSYHTTQNGAEINDVATIITKDSNHSVTNSQTVFIRVENKDNFGCYDAGKTLDLIVDPLPVIKSNPAELDQCVSVNNTNPTVNLTTAEINISETADVTFEYFEDAAGLNKITDITSYPVKVNTPQSVYVIVTSNQDCVRDIVELKLNVAQTNDNDYNDTQTPVCDDFLDTDGNNTPGSNDDTDNITNFYLDKAAIVTKINPPTNTEVFFFENFDDRNNSLNEIDITNYRNDITKIDINTIPEGIKFPIYYKIISTINNNCQGLGQFYLQINSVPIANPVSDLELCDNANDGNGTNGIVQNFNLENQTNTISADFSVTYHDSAANANSGNNALTSPYENTVKDSQTIYVRVTNTTTNCFTDHTTFNLVVNPIPIANFVQDLEICDDNSDGSARNGFSQSFDLESQSDAILGTQNKSLFTVTYHRDLNDAQNGISPLVSPFSNTKPDIQTIYVRVYNSNTTCANGISQFDVIVNSEPLFEPISNLSYCDDDLDDDDTNGIIQNIDLEGQIPSILGTTQDPDDFKVTFHENQDDAISGNTPLLSPYTNTNPTETIFVRIQNKATSCVNDDATFDVIVNPLPNFTVTTPQVICLNNLPLNISVENPSDIYTYQWKDLSGNIISTSDNVDITNGGNYTVTATTTNGTNCTKLETIVVDESNPATLNERFITIIDESNNIGSTNTISISIATTNNNLGLGDYQFAVRNDDNNERIPFIGFQKAPLFENLEGGIYTIIVNDKKGCSPDAELQISVIQFPKFFTPNGDGKNDTWVIKGANKTFYPNSSINIFNRFGKLMAQVPIDSQGWNGTFNGKTLPSDDYWFNIQLIPADTSKYPILKKGHFSLLRK
- a CDS encoding acyl-CoA carboxylase subunit beta, whose product is MDINFNKNEDYNKLLVSDLRKRFAKVKLGGGQKRIDKHHEKGKMTARERVDYLLDNNSKSIEIGAFAGEDMYAEHGGCPSGGVVVKIGYVKGKQCIVVANDATVKAGAWFPITGKKNLRAQEISIENKIPIIYLVDSAGVYLPLQDEIFPDKEHFGRIFRNNAIMSSMGITQISAVMGSCVAGGAYLPIMSDEAIIVDKTGSIFLAGSYLVKAAIGESIDNETLGGATTHCEISGVIDYKAKDDKDALDKIKFIVDKIGDYDKAGFSKTEAFPPKENEDDIFGIIPKERNAQYDMLEIIKRLVDNSEFEQYKEGYGQTILTGYARIDGWAVGIVANQRKLVKTKKGEMQFGGVIYNDSADKSTRFIANCNQKKIPLVFLQDVTGFMVGSKSEHGGIIKDGAKMVNAVSNSVVPKFTIVIGNSYGAGNYAMCGKAYDPRLIVAWPSAELAVMSGNSAAKVLLQIETASLKKRGEEITPEKEAELFDKIKSRYDKQISPYYAAARIWTDAVINPLDTRTWISMGIEAANHAPIEKKFNMGVLQV